From the Pongo pygmaeus isolate AG05252 chromosome X, NHGRI_mPonPyg2-v2.0_pri, whole genome shotgun sequence genome, one window contains:
- the PAGE3 gene encoding P antigen family member 3, whose product MSGHQRTRSRSRERKDDQDSNHPVGAVVAQEPPSDDQLQQQEPPIESQDYTPGQERDEEALDFQVLGLAAYLWELTRSKTGGERGDGPNVKGEFLPNLEPVKIPEAGEGQPSV is encoded by the exons ATGAGTGGACATCAAAGAACAAGATCCAGatctagagaaagaaaagatgatcAAGACTCTAACCATCCAGTAGGGGCTGTGGTT GCCCAGGAGCCGCCCAGTGATGACCAGCTTCAACAACAGGAACCACCAATTGAAAGTCAGGATTATACACCTGGTcaagagagagatgaggaagcacTGGACTTCCAAG tgctaGGCCTGGCAGCCTATCTCTGGGAACTGACTCGGTCAAAGACTGGGGGTGAACGTGGAGATGGTCCTAATGTCAAGGGAGAATTTCTGCCAAATCTGGAGCCTGTTAAAATACCAGAAGCAG GTGAAGGGCAACCATCGGTTTAA